Proteins found in one Pyruvatibacter sp. genomic segment:
- a CDS encoding GDP-mannose 4,6-dehydratase → MTQRSAFITGVTGQDGGELARLLLGKGYRVHGLARAPSRFEWSRVEGVSGARQNLFLHKGDMRDAVSIARALHGAQPDEIYNLAAQSNVGLSFEQPDETFDVNAGGTQRLLRATRLLGLGDRTRIYQASSSEIFGPSDGHPHTEETPFNPCSPYAESKVHAFETIKHYRDALGVFACNGILFNHEGPHRWKGFVTRKISIAVAAKHLDIEAPLTLGNLDACRDWGHVRDYVAGMWAMLQNDVPEDMVLATGEARSVRSFVEAAFAYVGHDVVWDGRGLDEQGRDARSGEVLVRINPKFYRPVDPPIAIGDASTARRVLGWRPRVTFQQLVHEMVQADIERLRILAAAGEAPSLVAAVAD, encoded by the coding sequence GTGACGCAACGATCGGCCTTTATCACCGGTGTAACCGGACAGGATGGCGGTGAGCTTGCGCGTCTGCTGCTTGGCAAGGGCTATCGCGTGCACGGGCTTGCGCGGGCGCCGTCACGGTTTGAGTGGTCACGGGTGGAGGGTGTATCGGGCGCGCGCCAGAACCTCTTTCTCCATAAAGGTGACATGCGTGATGCAGTCAGCATTGCCCGCGCTCTGCACGGTGCCCAGCCCGACGAGATTTATAATCTGGCAGCGCAGAGCAATGTGGGCTTGAGCTTCGAGCAGCCCGACGAGACCTTTGATGTAAATGCCGGAGGCACCCAACGATTGTTGCGCGCGACGCGGCTTTTGGGGCTTGGCGACCGCACGCGCATCTATCAGGCGTCGTCGTCGGAGATCTTCGGGCCAAGTGACGGCCATCCGCATACGGAAGAAACACCGTTTAACCCGTGCAGTCCCTATGCCGAGTCCAAGGTTCACGCCTTTGAGACCATAAAACATTATCGCGACGCGCTAGGTGTCTTTGCCTGCAACGGTATCTTGTTCAATCACGAGGGCCCGCACCGCTGGAAGGGGTTCGTTACCCGCAAGATATCCATTGCGGTAGCGGCTAAGCACCTGGACATTGAAGCCCCTCTGACGCTTGGCAATCTGGATGCCTGCCGCGACTGGGGGCATGTCAGGGATTATGTGGCGGGAATGTGGGCCATGCTACAAAACGATGTGCCTGAAGACATGGTGCTGGCTACCGGTGAAGCGCGCTCGGTGCGCTCGTTTGTTGAGGCAGCGTTTGCCTATGTGGGTCATGATGTGGTGTGGGACGGGCGCGGGTTGGATGAGCAGGGCCGCGATGCGCGGTCAGGCGAAGTGTTGGTGCGGATCAATCCAAAGTTTTACCGCCCCGTTGATCCGCCGATTGCCATTGGCGATGCGTCAACAGCGCGGCGGGTTCTCGGTTGGCGGCCACGCGTCACGTTCCAGCAACTAGTTCATGAGATGGTGCAGGCCGATATTGAGCGGTTGCGGATCTTGGCCGCGGCAGGCGAAGCCCCGTCCCTCGTGGCTGCTGTCGCGGACTGA
- a CDS encoding GDP-L-fucose synthase, with translation MDLSGKRIYLAGHAGMVGSAVYRKLASENCQVLTTSRRDVDLRDQAGVRTWMADAKPDAVIVAAARVGGILANDTQPADFLYDNLMIEANLIHSAFEARVEKLLFLGSSCIYPKHADQPMRENALLTGPLEPTNEWYAIAKIAGIKMCQAYRKQHGCDFISAMPTNLYGLNDNFDLKTSHVLPALMAKVHAAKTAGDKSYEVWGSGTPLREFMYADDCADALVHLLKTYSGDSHVNVGTGEEVSIRQLAETICDVIGFEGELVFDASKPDGTPRKLMDSSALLGMGWTPKTDLRDGIAKTYTWYLENAATRRD, from the coding sequence ATGGATCTTTCGGGAAAACGTATTTATCTGGCGGGCCATGCGGGCATGGTGGGGTCTGCTGTTTACCGCAAGCTTGCGTCTGAAAACTGCCAGGTGCTGACAACCAGCCGTCGTGATGTTGATTTGCGCGATCAGGCGGGTGTGCGGACCTGGATGGCTGACGCAAAACCGGATGCTGTGATTGTTGCGGCTGCCAGGGTTGGCGGCATTCTGGCCAACGATACTCAACCTGCTGATTTTTTGTACGATAACCTGATGATTGAGGCGAACCTCATTCATTCAGCGTTTGAAGCGCGTGTTGAGAAACTGCTGTTTCTTGGGTCGTCGTGCATTTACCCAAAGCACGCTGACCAGCCGATGCGTGAAAACGCCTTGTTGACGGGGCCTTTGGAGCCTACCAACGAATGGTACGCGATCGCGAAAATTGCGGGCATCAAGATGTGTCAGGCATATCGCAAACAGCACGGCTGCGATTTTATCTCGGCCATGCCCACCAACCTGTACGGCCTCAACGACAATTTTGATCTGAAGACATCCCATGTGCTGCCAGCCTTGATGGCCAAAGTACATGCTGCCAAAACTGCTGGTGACAAGAGCTACGAAGTGTGGGGCAGCGGTACGCCGTTGCGTGAGTTCATGTATGCGGATGATTGTGCTGACGCGCTGGTGCATCTGCTCAAGACATATTCGGGCGACAGCCATGTGAATGTGGGCACCGGGGAAGAAGTGTCGATCCGTCAGCTTGCAGAGACCATCTGCGATGTCATTGGCTTTGAAGGTGAACTTGTTTTTGATGCCAGCAAACCTGACGGCACGCCGCGCAAGCTGATGGACAGTAGTGCATTGCTGGGAATGGGCTGGACGCCGAAAACAGACCTGCGCGATGGCATTGCGAAGACCTACACCTGGTATCTGGAAAACGCCGCCACGCGCCGGGACTAG
- the gmd gene encoding GDP-mannose 4,6-dehydratase: protein MTQKTALISGITGQDGAYLAELLLGKGYKVHGIKRRSSSFNTGRVDHLYIDPHEDDASFEMHYGDLTDATNLIRIVQEVQPDEIYNLAAQSHVQVSFETPEYTANSDAIGTLRLLEAIRILGMEQKTRFYQASTSELYGKVQETPQRETTPFYPRSPYAAAKLYAYWITVNYREGYGMHASNGILFNHEGPTRGETFVTRKITRAVAAIHHGQQEKLYLGNLDAKRDWGHARDYVEGMWRIVQQDEPDDFVLATGETHAVREFVELAFAETGVTIEWSGSGVDEKGSCAKTGKVLVEVDARYFRPTEVDLLLGDPTKAHEKLGWSHTTPFHQLVSEMVAADLALTNSNL from the coding sequence ATGACACAGAAGACCGCACTTATTTCCGGCATTACCGGGCAGGACGGCGCTTACCTTGCGGAGCTCTTGCTGGGCAAGGGCTACAAGGTGCACGGCATAAAGCGGCGCTCATCGTCATTCAATACCGGGCGGGTGGATCATCTCTATATTGATCCGCATGAGGACGATGCGTCCTTTGAGATGCATTATGGAGACCTTACAGATGCAACCAACCTCATTCGCATTGTGCAGGAAGTGCAGCCCGACGAGATTTATAATCTTGCAGCGCAAAGCCACGTGCAGGTGAGTTTTGAAACGCCCGAATATACAGCGAACTCTGACGCCATCGGTACACTGAGGCTCCTGGAAGCAATCCGCATTCTGGGTATGGAGCAGAAAACGCGCTTCTATCAGGCATCAACTTCGGAACTGTACGGCAAGGTGCAGGAAACCCCGCAGCGCGAAACGACACCGTTTTATCCGCGCAGCCCCTATGCTGCTGCTAAGCTGTATGCCTACTGGATTACGGTGAACTACCGCGAAGGGTATGGCATGCATGCCTCCAACGGCATCCTGTTCAACCATGAAGGCCCAACGCGCGGGGAGACGTTTGTTACGCGCAAAATCACCCGAGCCGTTGCTGCTATTCACCATGGGCAGCAGGAGAAGCTTTATCTGGGCAATCTAGATGCCAAGCGCGACTGGGGCCACGCACGCGATTATGTGGAAGGCATGTGGCGGATTGTGCAGCAGGATGAGCCAGATGATTTTGTGCTGGCCACGGGCGAAACCCATGCGGTACGCGAATTCGTCGAGCTCGCCTTTGCCGAAACCGGCGTGACCATTGAATGGTCAGGTTCAGGCGTTGATGAAAAGGGCAGTTGTGCAAAAACCGGAAAGGTGCTGGTTGAAGTGGACGCGCGCTATTTCCGTCCCACGGAAGTAGACCTGCTTCTGGGCGACCCAACGAAAGCGCACGAAAAACTTGGTTGGTCACACACAACTCCGTTTCATCAGCTGGTGTCTGAAATGGTGGCGGCCGACCTGGCGCTTACCAACTCAAATCTTTGA
- the cysC gene encoding adenylyl-sulfate kinase: protein MTNQAVNLAAVPDADALAARVRDLLRIVIVGHVDHGKSTLVGRLFHDTGSLPEGKYEAIQAMCERRGMPFEWAFLMDAMQAERDQGITIDTSQIWFKTEQRDYTIIDAPGHKEFLKNMITGAAQSDAALLIIDAAEGVREQSRRHGYLLHLMGIRQVAVAVNKMDMVDYEQEQFDLIEEEYRDYLTSIGVTPTFVIPVSAREGDNIAEQSTNMAWYNGPTVVKALDSFLPSAPTVDQALRFPIQDVYKFDTRRIIAGRLEAGSLNVGDTLVFSPSNKSAKVASIEGWSSKGTFENPSSAQAGESVGVTLDEQIFVERGDMASHVEQAPVETDVFRARLFWLGKEPLTVGKTYKLKLNTFEARVQVQEIERIIDTTDLSATDAGQVERNQVAEIVLRSKRMLALDSFVDSPRTGRFVLIDGYDISGGGIISMEGYADQRDLITQKSTNITKVEHGITLDARAVRNGHKGGVLWLTGLSGAGKSTLAVELEKRLFEKGMNAFVLDGDNVRHGLNANLGFSPEDRAENIRRVGEVSALFAQSGAIAITSFISPYRSDRDRAREAAGEHFHEVYVAADLATCEERDPKGLYKKARAGEISDFTGISAPYEAPDSPQVTVDTSTCDIEECVQQLVDYVEANFSV from the coding sequence ATGACAAACCAAGCTGTAAATCTCGCTGCCGTGCCTGATGCTGACGCACTGGCCGCGCGCGTACGTGACTTGTTGCGGATTGTGATTGTGGGCCATGTTGACCATGGCAAGTCCACCCTTGTGGGTCGCCTGTTCCATGACACGGGGTCGTTGCCGGAAGGTAAGTACGAGGCAATTCAGGCCATGTGCGAACGGCGCGGCATGCCGTTTGAGTGGGCGTTCTTGATGGACGCTATGCAGGCGGAGCGGGATCAGGGCATCACAATTGATACGTCGCAGATATGGTTCAAGACCGAGCAACGGGACTACACGATTATTGATGCGCCGGGCCACAAAGAATTTCTGAAAAACATGATTACGGGTGCTGCGCAGTCTGATGCAGCGCTGCTGATTATTGATGCGGCTGAAGGCGTGCGTGAGCAGTCGCGTCGGCACGGCTACTTGCTGCACTTGATGGGTATTCGTCAGGTGGCGGTGGCCGTCAACAAGATGGACATGGTGGATTACGAGCAGGAGCAGTTCGACCTCATTGAGGAAGAATATCGCGACTACCTCACTTCCATTGGCGTGACGCCGACATTCGTCATTCCCGTGTCCGCGCGCGAGGGTGACAACATCGCCGAGCAATCCACCAACATGGCCTGGTACAACGGCCCCACCGTCGTTAAAGCGCTGGATAGCTTCTTGCCGTCAGCGCCTACTGTCGATCAGGCGCTGCGGTTCCCCATTCAGGATGTCTACAAGTTTGACACGCGCCGCATTATTGCAGGCCGCCTTGAAGCAGGCTCGCTGAATGTGGGCGACACACTGGTGTTCTCGCCGTCAAACAAGAGCGCCAAAGTGGCGAGCATCGAAGGGTGGTCATCCAAGGGTACGTTTGAAAACCCGTCGTCGGCACAGGCAGGCGAAAGCGTTGGCGTGACGCTGGATGAACAGATTTTTGTTGAGCGTGGCGACATGGCCAGCCACGTCGAGCAAGCGCCTGTGGAAACGGACGTATTCCGTGCACGGTTGTTCTGGCTTGGCAAAGAGCCGCTTACCGTAGGCAAGACTTACAAGCTCAAACTCAACACGTTTGAAGCGCGCGTCCAGGTGCAGGAGATTGAGCGTATCATTGATACGACGGATCTTTCGGCAACCGATGCGGGCCAGGTTGAGCGCAATCAGGTCGCCGAGATTGTTTTGCGTTCCAAGCGGATGCTGGCGCTTGATAGTTTTGTCGATAGTCCGCGCACGGGTCGCTTTGTGCTCATTGATGGGTACGATATTTCCGGCGGCGGTATCATTTCCATGGAAGGCTATGCCGACCAGCGCGACCTGATTACCCAAAAATCCACCAACATCACCAAGGTCGAGCATGGCATCACGCTTGATGCGCGCGCGGTGCGCAATGGCCACAAGGGTGGCGTGCTGTGGCTGACCGGACTTTCGGGTGCCGGTAAATCTACGCTGGCGGTGGAGCTGGAAAAGCGGCTGTTTGAAAAAGGCATGAATGCATTTGTGCTGGACGGTGACAATGTACGCCACGGGCTCAACGCCAATCTTGGGTTTTCACCCGAAGACCGGGCCGAGAACATTCGCCGCGTCGGCGAAGTGTCTGCGTTGTTTGCGCAGTCGGGCGCCATCGCTATTACGTCCTTCATTTCGCCCTATCGCTCGGACCGTGATCGGGCGCGGGAGGCTGCAGGCGAGCATTTCCACGAAGTGTATGTGGCGGCTGATCTGGCAACCTGCGAAGAGCGTGACCCCAAAGGTCTCTATAAAAAGGCACGGGCAGGCGAGATTTCCGACTTCACCGGCATTTCTGCGCCCTATGAGGCACCGGACAGTCCTCAAGTCACTGTTGATACGTCCACATGCGACATTGAGGAGTGTGTTCAGCAGTTGGTGGACTACGTGGAAGCCAATTTCAGCGTTTGA
- the cysD gene encoding sulfate adenylyltransferase subunit CysD — translation MDRLDQLEAQSIYILREAFNRIDNIAMLWSLGKDSNVMVWLSRKAFFGHLPFPVAHLDTGLEFDETYAFRDRYAREWDLKLIKDMCPPIEKIDPTLPPASRLAARKTAGVKEAIEKYGFNGLITGIRRDEQSMRAKERVFSPRGSDGQWDFRDQPPEFWDQYKTDYPDGTHIRIHPLLHWTELDVWRYIQREEIPLVPLYFARDGKRFRSLGEKGITFPIDSHAATIEEIIAELETIRTEERAGRAMDHDSEDAFERLRADGYM, via the coding sequence ATGGACCGTCTCGACCAGCTTGAGGCGCAGAGCATTTATATTCTGCGCGAGGCGTTTAACCGGATCGACAACATCGCAATGCTGTGGTCGCTCGGCAAAGACTCCAACGTCATGGTCTGGTTGTCACGCAAGGCGTTTTTCGGCCATTTGCCGTTTCCCGTGGCGCATCTTGATACCGGGCTTGAGTTCGACGAGACCTACGCGTTTCGCGATCGCTACGCCAGGGAGTGGGACCTGAAACTCATCAAGGACATGTGCCCGCCGATCGAGAAAATTGACCCCACCCTCCCACCTGCCTCTCGCCTGGCCGCCCGCAAGACGGCCGGCGTGAAGGAGGCGATCGAGAAATACGGCTTCAACGGTCTTATCACCGGCATTCGGCGCGACGAGCAATCAATGCGCGCCAAGGAGCGGGTGTTCAGCCCGCGCGGCTCCGACGGTCAGTGGGATTTTCGCGATCAACCGCCGGAGTTCTGGGATCAGTACAAGACGGACTATCCCGACGGCACGCACATCCGCATCCACCCGCTGCTGCATTGGACGGAGCTTGATGTGTGGCGCTACATCCAGCGCGAGGAAATCCCGCTGGTGCCGCTGTATTTTGCCAGGGACGGCAAGCGCTTCCGGTCGCTGGGGGAAAAAGGCATCACGTTCCCCATCGACAGCCACGCGGCAACGATTGAAGAGATCATCGCCGAGCTTGAAACCATTCGCACCGAAGAGCGGGCAGGCCGCGCCATGGACCATGACAGCGAGGACGCGTTCGAGCGTCTGCGCGCTGATGGCTACATGTAG
- a CDS encoding undecaprenyl-phosphate glucose phosphotransferase, producing the protein MTKHLTHQQSPDDVPHAYDRQRESEPESGVPPKGATRRSPLVRVISESVTLVDLAAIVISAVVAEFLYAGLVLQETIDIQRTLGLSFIAGIITLGIFAYLHLYRSESVLRPRYATLQKAIVGWFLAIISLIVMAFLTKTSEEFSRGWVLLWAISTPAAILLGRVVVRHLAMWLIGQAGLARHVAIVGAGPVADRLSLHLCNRNPELVLVGIFDDRSPDRDNGTGTLAPIGTTQDLVNRGQREPLDEIIITVPMSARTRLDQLIETLAVLPIDIRMCPGMPLIEGTAPSVSYLDDMPLISALKRPIGEWAWVAKTTFDRIVATLLLVTASPLMLLIAIAIRLESKGPALFKQRRNGFNHEIITMLKFRSMVVMEDSNTVKQARRNDARITRLGAILRRTSLDELPQLINVIRGDMSLVGPRPHALTHNRHYATIIGHYANRHRVKPGMTGLAQVNGLRGETDTPEKMEARIKYDLYYIENWSLWLDIKILLRTMIVLPFQTSAY; encoded by the coding sequence ATGACTAAGCATCTGACACATCAGCAATCGCCCGACGACGTGCCCCATGCTTACGATAGGCAACGCGAAAGTGAACCTGAATCAGGCGTGCCGCCCAAAGGTGCGACCCGCCGCAGCCCTTTGGTTCGCGTTATCAGTGAGAGCGTGACGCTTGTTGATCTGGCCGCAATCGTCATCAGCGCTGTGGTTGCTGAGTTCCTGTATGCAGGCCTCGTCTTGCAGGAGACAATCGACATTCAGCGTACGTTGGGGCTGAGCTTTATTGCAGGCATCATAACACTGGGTATTTTCGCGTACCTGCACCTGTACCGCAGCGAAAGCGTGTTGCGCCCGCGCTACGCAACTTTACAAAAAGCGATTGTTGGCTGGTTTCTGGCAATCATCAGCCTGATCGTGATGGCTTTTCTCACCAAGACATCCGAAGAATTTTCGCGTGGCTGGGTTTTGCTGTGGGCCATATCCACACCTGCCGCCATACTATTGGGCCGCGTCGTCGTCCGGCACCTTGCAATGTGGCTTATTGGACAAGCAGGACTGGCACGCCACGTCGCGATTGTGGGCGCAGGCCCGGTGGCGGACAGACTGTCGCTACACCTGTGCAACCGCAACCCGGAACTGGTGCTGGTCGGCATTTTTGACGACCGCTCGCCAGACAGGGACAACGGCACGGGAACGCTCGCCCCGATCGGCACGACCCAGGACCTTGTTAACCGCGGCCAGCGGGAACCTCTCGACGAAATCATCATTACAGTACCCATGAGCGCGCGCACACGATTGGACCAGCTGATAGAGACGCTTGCTGTATTGCCCATTGATATTCGCATGTGCCCCGGTATGCCGCTGATCGAAGGCACCGCACCCAGCGTCAGCTACCTTGATGACATGCCCCTGATCTCAGCCCTCAAACGCCCGATAGGCGAATGGGCATGGGTGGCAAAGACGACCTTCGATCGCATTGTTGCCACACTACTGCTTGTGACCGCATCACCGCTGATGCTGCTGATTGCCATTGCCATACGCCTGGAAAGCAAGGGGCCCGCCTTGTTCAAACAAAGACGCAACGGCTTCAACCACGAGATCATCACGATGCTGAAGTTCCGCAGCATGGTCGTGATGGAGGACAGCAACACAGTGAAACAGGCACGCAGGAATGACGCGCGCATCACGCGACTTGGCGCAATCCTAAGACGCACCAGCCTTGATGAGTTGCCACAGCTCATCAACGTCATCCGCGGTGACATGTCGCTGGTAGGCCCGCGTCCACACGCGCTGACCCACAACAGACATTACGCGACAATTATCGGCCATTATGCCAACCGCCACAGGGTCAAACCCGGCATGACCGGCTTAGCTCAGGTCAATGGCCTACGGGGGGAAACCGACACACCTGAAAAAATGGAGGCCCGTATCAAGTACGACCTTTATTATATCGAGAACTGGTCGCTCTGGCTGGACATAAAGATCCTGCTACGGACTATGATCGTGCTTCCATTCCAAACAAGTGCCTATTGA
- a CDS encoding WcaI family glycosyltransferase — protein sequence MRILIHGINYAPDEIGIPKYTSEMARWLAARGHDIRVVTAPPYYPEWKIRAGYTASEYVRDAEDRIRILRCPIYVPANPSGPNRLLHLASFALTSAIPLAWIAARWRPHLVIGIAPALAAAPATWGAARLGGAVAWLHVQDFELDAAFELGLLSHGSLRRTAKWIERRILKRFDHVSTISAKMAELLEKKGVAPQNIHELRNWVDVTSIHPLTTPSPYRAQWNASENDIICLYSGNIANKQGMEVIIDAARLLAHRTDIRFVICGNGSGRDTFAQAARTHPNISLLPLQPLGKLNDLLGAADIHMLPQKAGATDLVLPSKLTGMLASGRPVVATAAPGSGLATEIEDCGVATAPGDAQAFAIALEKLADDGLQREMLGRKAHAAAMFRLDMNAILLAAEGAFLDSVPSRRVKADKLKAGQPAINNR from the coding sequence ATGCGAATCCTCATTCATGGCATCAATTACGCACCGGATGAGATTGGAATTCCGAAGTATACGAGTGAGATGGCACGTTGGCTCGCGGCCAGGGGTCATGACATACGCGTTGTGACTGCCCCTCCGTACTATCCTGAGTGGAAAATCCGCGCCGGATACACGGCCAGCGAATATGTACGCGACGCCGAAGATCGCATACGCATTTTGCGCTGCCCCATCTATGTCCCCGCTAACCCAAGCGGCCCAAACAGGCTGCTGCACCTCGCATCATTCGCCCTGACAAGTGCGATACCGCTTGCGTGGATCGCTGCCCGCTGGCGGCCACATCTGGTCATCGGAATTGCCCCCGCCCTTGCTGCTGCACCCGCCACATGGGGCGCTGCCCGGCTTGGAGGCGCCGTTGCATGGCTTCACGTTCAGGACTTTGAGCTGGATGCAGCCTTTGAATTGGGTCTGCTCAGTCATGGCTCATTGCGCCGAACGGCTAAATGGATCGAGCGCAGGATACTTAAACGCTTTGACCATGTATCAACTATCTCCGCCAAAATGGCTGAGCTACTGGAAAAAAAAGGTGTCGCTCCTCAGAATATCCACGAACTGAGGAATTGGGTGGATGTCACATCCATTCACCCGCTCACCACACCATCGCCTTATCGTGCGCAGTGGAATGCAAGTGAGAACGACATCATTTGTCTTTACTCCGGTAATATTGCCAACAAGCAAGGCATGGAGGTCATCATTGATGCCGCGCGGTTGCTTGCTCACCGCACGGATATTCGCTTTGTCATCTGCGGCAACGGCTCCGGCCGCGATACATTCGCGCAGGCTGCTAGAACGCATCCCAATATTTCGCTCCTGCCGCTGCAGCCCCTTGGAAAATTGAACGACCTTTTGGGCGCTGCAGACATTCATATGCTCCCGCAAAAAGCTGGTGCCACAGACCTTGTGCTGCCATCGAAGCTGACCGGCATGCTCGCCTCCGGCCGCCCCGTCGTAGCAACCGCTGCGCCTGGCAGTGGGCTTGCAACCGAAATAGAAGACTGCGGCGTCGCGACAGCACCTGGAGATGCACAGGCATTCGCGATAGCTCTCGAAAAACTGGCCGACGACGGCCTTCAGCGCGAAATGCTAGGCCGGAAGGCACATGCTGCTGCAATGTTTCGCCTGGACATGAATGCAATCCTGCTCGCCGCTGAAGGCGCATTTCTCGATTCAGTTCCATCAAGGCGCGTTAAAGCCGATAAGCTCAAAGCTGGCCAACCCGCAATCAACAACCGTTAG
- a CDS encoding FkbM family methyltransferase has translation MASLSKLMALASSPAYWPALLQGVAPTVEHREALKDFDFKTVVDVGANKGQFAFFAATQWPLAELHCFEPQPGPRAKLDHLLGSRVTSHECALGTQTGTAELHLATRADSSSLLPLGEAQKRLYRMDEVGTVTVPVERLDTMIKTLTRPALLKIDVQGFEYEVLQGASALIHSFECIYVEASFTELYEGQKLADGVTTYLEEMGFSCTGRFNSTGDETRNLVQADLLFRRQQRG, from the coding sequence ATGGCATCGCTCTCTAAACTCATGGCACTAGCCTCCAGCCCGGCTTATTGGCCGGCCCTGCTGCAGGGCGTCGCACCGACCGTCGAGCATCGCGAGGCACTTAAGGACTTCGACTTCAAAACGGTGGTCGATGTCGGTGCGAACAAAGGTCAGTTTGCTTTCTTTGCTGCAACCCAATGGCCGCTGGCCGAATTGCACTGCTTCGAGCCGCAGCCCGGTCCACGTGCAAAACTGGATCATCTTCTAGGTTCTCGGGTTACTAGCCATGAGTGTGCGCTTGGTACTCAGACAGGTACTGCCGAGCTACATCTGGCAACACGCGCAGACAGCTCGTCGCTGCTGCCACTCGGGGAAGCTCAAAAACGACTCTACAGAATGGACGAGGTAGGTACAGTTACCGTGCCCGTCGAGCGGCTTGACACAATGATCAAAACACTCACGCGGCCAGCGCTCCTGAAGATAGATGTCCAAGGCTTCGAGTATGAGGTGCTTCAGGGTGCGTCCGCACTGATCCACTCATTCGAATGCATCTATGTGGAAGCCTCATTCACGGAACTATACGAGGGCCAGAAACTTGCCGACGGCGTGACCACATATCTTGAGGAGATGGGTTTCTCTTGCACAGGGCGATTCAATAGCACCGGAGATGAAACCAGAAATTTAGTCCAAGCTGATCTTCTATTTAGGCGTCAACAGAGAGGCTGA
- a CDS encoding glycosyltransferase family 4 protein: MPLKSSGIGKKGKPQPHIYLLGGFPPPVTGNSLSFATIAKDLEGRAPGHVTRLNVNGTRLGKSAIAWKVLRYVKYWCQLLFLPTDRPATLYHVCEGDRALFLTLLTLLIARVKALPVTLHHHSFGYINSPRGIVSTINRLLGPRSKHVFLSQGMADAFFAQYTTPRGYVLNHNLAQSAQFWNAARSLPRIKAQAPIRVGHLSNLSFEKGLDTFIEIAELAKTRGLPVEFILAGAPSSALETEYIDKAKDRLAGSLQYLGPIFGGKKVQFFRALDIFVFPTRYYHEAQPIVLLEALIAGCAVISTDRGCIAEDMRAMGGILIPRESAADPNAYLNALQTFVDTPNTLAATRALSLSRTRKQYEAAKSGYYGWTNSMING; this comes from the coding sequence ATGCCCCTTAAGAGCTCTGGAATCGGGAAAAAAGGCAAACCGCAGCCGCATATTTATCTGTTGGGTGGCTTTCCTCCTCCGGTGACGGGCAACTCTTTGAGCTTTGCTACGATAGCGAAAGACTTGGAAGGGCGCGCACCGGGCCACGTGACCCGTCTGAATGTGAACGGAACGCGATTAGGTAAATCAGCAATAGCGTGGAAAGTGTTGCGGTATGTCAAATACTGGTGCCAACTGCTATTTCTGCCAACAGACCGTCCCGCAACGCTCTATCACGTTTGCGAAGGCGACCGCGCATTGTTCCTAACCTTGCTAACGCTCCTCATTGCCCGCGTTAAAGCACTCCCGGTAACCCTTCATCACCACAGCTTTGGATACATCAATTCACCACGCGGCATTGTGAGCACCATAAATCGACTGCTTGGACCGAGAAGCAAGCATGTTTTCCTGAGCCAGGGGATGGCCGATGCGTTCTTCGCTCAGTACACGACGCCGAGGGGTTATGTCCTAAACCACAACTTGGCCCAGTCGGCTCAATTCTGGAATGCCGCAAGAAGCCTCCCGCGCATAAAAGCTCAAGCACCAATTCGCGTTGGGCACCTCTCAAATTTGAGCTTCGAAAAAGGCCTAGATACGTTCATCGAAATTGCTGAACTTGCAAAAACAAGAGGTCTTCCGGTGGAATTCATTCTTGCTGGTGCTCCTAGTTCCGCACTCGAAACGGAATACATCGACAAGGCTAAAGACAGATTGGCAGGCAGCCTTCAATACCTCGGCCCAATATTTGGGGGCAAAAAAGTTCAATTTTTCCGCGCACTGGATATTTTCGTGTTTCCGACACGCTATTATCACGAAGCTCAGCCGATTGTTTTACTTGAGGCACTGATCGCGGGCTGCGCCGTCATATCTACTGACAGAGGTTGTATTGCCGAGGACATGCGGGCCATGGGCGGTATCCTTATACCTAGGGAAAGCGCGGCAGACCCAAATGCGTACCTAAATGCTCTTCAGACTTTTGTTGACACTCCCAACACGCTTGCCGCGACACGCGCCCTATCACTCTCGCGAACACGCAAGCAGTATGAAGCTGCAAAAAGTGGCTATTATGGCTGGACAAATTCAATGATTAACGGGTGA